The Strix aluco isolate bStrAlu1 chromosome Z, bStrAlu1.hap1, whole genome shotgun sequence genome contains a region encoding:
- the SPMIP6 gene encoding sperm microtubule inner protein 6, with product MFLFSKKHKTPVSTYTDSYRPPCSVKKTIQKQTSQQPCSENKFVTPGLMMPLVQNPASQGQTELPIKAAMQESHRNTINPTAYWPKKYWLARSKDKYKPVFVNKDKYLTWRTGPYNSTVWNRYLSCVPLPPKETRMETFLHSIPVLYSLKPTCINQCEREVATDMLPRLPVYSVTGRGPYWGYYSPCSGCHHCQQGMDYYVDGASAIRGQLHTLEERAVRSIPCCSYSPRATFCASTHRLWSFFLYRNLRLNGHDQGGQDTIAVLGCGVCCCYPWRSSCQIYSKDRCFYAWPHPAVLGTNLLPGHAVRYAVISPVLHPLQKLKSNKNKQGAWGSPQMSLCLSLGEMILKVFSTEKHADLPGQCLKAHSKADGGSCMSTARPQAVQVFCSSSLLEFHPPTADNFICSPRWRMSHFKKTGGVQRDSYTILPEFTSEAYSAPCCWLAKFLGKGGETSAAIGLVGTLTALRGWYPATTHKLETKKAHKEKLSERSNTSRNRSNR from the exons ATGTTCCTCTTCTCCAAAAAACACAAGACCCCAGTCAGCACTTACACCGACTCCTACCGCCCGCCATGCTCTGTCAAAAAGACCATCCAAAAGCAGACTTCACAGCAGCCCTGTAGCGAGAACAAGTTTGTGACGCCG GGATTAATGATGCCCCTGGTGCAAAATCCAGCAAGCCAAGGTCAGACTGAGCTGCCGATTAAGGCGGCAATGCAGGAGAGCCACAGGAACACCATCAACCCCACTGCCTACTGGCCCAAGAAGTACTGGCTGGCCAGGTCTAAAG ACAAGTACAAGCCAGTTTTTGTAAACAAGGACAAATACCTCACCTGGAGAACAGGTCCCTACAACAGCACAGTCTGGAATAGGTACCTCTCTTGCGTCCCTCTCCCACCCAAG GAGACAAGGATGGAGACCTTCCTGCACAGCATACCCGTGTTGTACTCCCTGAAACCCACCTGCATCAATCAATGTG agagggaggtgGCCACCGACATGCTGCCCAGGCTGCCCGTGTACAGTGTGACAGGGAGGGGACCCTACTGGGGCTATTACAGCCCCTGCTCTGGGTGCCACCACTGCCAGCAAGGGATGGACTATTACGTTGACGGGGCCTCTGCCATCAGAGGGCAACTCCACACACTAGAAGAGAGGGCTGt CAGGAGTATCCCATGCTGCAGTTACAGCCCCAGGGCAACGTTCTGTGCATCTACACACCGCCTCTGGTCATTCTTCCTGTACAGGAACCTTAG GCTGAACGGACATGACCAAGGAGGGCAGGACACCATTGCAGTGCTGGGCTGTGGAGTGTGTTGTTGCTACCCATGGAGAAGCAGTTGTCAAATTTACTCCAAGGACAGGTGTTTCTATGCTTGGCCTCATCCAGCAGTCCTTGGGACT AACCTGCTCCCTGGTCATGCTGTTCGTTATGCTGTAATCAGCCCTGTCCTTCACCCACTGCAG AAACTTAAATCAAACAAGAACAAACAGGGAGCATGGGGTTCCCCACAGATGTCCCTGTGCCTGAGCCTTGGCGAGATGATCCTCAAGGTGTTCTCCACTGAGAAACATGCAGATCTTCCTGGACAG TGTCTAAAGGCACACAGCAAAGCAGATGGGGGCAGCTGCATGTCCACTGCTCGCCCCCAAGCAGTGCAGGttttctgctcttcttccttACTGGAGTTTCATCCTCCCACGGCTGATAACTTTATCTGCTCTCCTAGGTGGCGCATGAGCCACTTCAAGAAGACAGGAGGAGTCCAGAGAGATAGCTACACCATCCTCCCTGAGTTTACCTCAGAGGCTTACTCTGCTCCATGCTGCTG GCTGGCAAAGttcctggggaaggggggagaaacTTCAGCAGCTATTGGCTTGGTGGGCACTTTAACAGCCCTCAGGGGCTGGTACCCTGCCACCACCCACAAGTTGGAGACCAAGAAAGCACACAAGGAAAAGCTCTCAGAGCGTAGTAACACGTCCAGAAATAGAAGTAACCGTTGA